A genome region from Meleagris gallopavo isolate NT-WF06-2002-E0010 breed Aviagen turkey brand Nicholas breeding stock chromosome 7, Turkey_5.1, whole genome shotgun sequence includes the following:
- the IGFBP5 gene encoding insulin-like growth factor-binding protein 5, whose protein sequence is MTEETYPPKAYRPKHGRLSDLKAEALKKDRRKKLTLAKFVGMAENTAHPRVVIPELRQEFELGPCRRHMEASLQELKSSQRMVPRAVHLPNCDRKGFYKRKQCKPSRGRKRGLCWCVDKYGMKLPGTDYLSGDLQCHAFDSSNVE, encoded by the exons ATGACAGAGGAGACCTACCCGCCCAAGGCCTACCGGCCCAAGCATGGCCGCCTCTCTGACCTCAAAGCTGAGGCTCTGAAGAAGGACCGCCGGAAGAAGCTGACCTTAGCCAAGTTTGTGGGCATggcagaaaacacagcacatcCCCGCGTGGTCATCCCCGAGCTCCGGCAAGAGTTTGAGCTG GGCCCTTGCCGCAGGCACATGGAGGCCTCCCTGCAGGAGCTGAAGAGCAGCCAGCGGATGGTCCCCCGCGCTGTGCATCTCCCCAACTGCGACCGAAAGGGATTCTACAAGAGGAAGCAG TGCAAGCCCTCCCGGGGACGGAAGCGTGGGCTGTGTTGGTGTGTGGACAAATATGGCATGAAGCTGCCGGGGACTGACTACCTGAGCGGAGACCTGCAGTGTCACGCATTCGACAGCAGCAACGTGGAGTGA